Proteins encoded in a region of the Lepeophtheirus salmonis chromosome 6, UVic_Lsal_1.4, whole genome shotgun sequence genome:
- the LOC121119941 gene encoding CDP-diacylglycerol--inositol 3-phosphatidyltransferase-like, which yields MSGSNQEPCSLDCLLKTKMCFLFIPNLIGYTRIFLLIISIAVMQSHYILCATCYGLSAALDMVDGYAARKFNQCSRLGALLDMLTDRCGTMALVFTLGIFYPSYSFFLSLSSIIDISMHWIHCHVSVVRGQTSHKSGMDKSLPFILRFYYENKTFLTYMCFMNEAFYGSLYVSYFTSGYFYFFYIAAAVTFPFALLKSGLALLQGYYAALEVVQIDSQERNKNS from the coding sequence ATGTCAGGATCTAATCAAGAGCCGTGTAGTCTGGATTGTCTTCTCAAgacaaaaatgtgttttcttttCATTCCCAATCTGATTGGATACACCCGAATCTTCCTTCTTATTATCTCCATTGCCGTAATGCAGTCTCATTACATCCTTTGTGCCACTTGCTATGGTTTAAGTGCCGCCTTGGACATGGTGGATGGTTATGCTGCCcggaaatttaatcaatgtagtcGTTTAGGTGCTCTTCTTGACATGCTCACGGATCGTTGTGGCACTATGGCCCTTGTTTTCACACTTGGCATTTTCTACCCTTcctattcattctttttatccCTTTCCAGTATCATTGACATCTCTATGCACTGGATCCATTGCCATGTATCCGTTGTGAGAGGTCAAACGTCTCACAAATCCGGAATGGATAAGTCTCTTCCCTTCATTCTACGTTTttactatgaaaataaaacCTTTCTTACCTATATGTGCTTCATGAACGAAGCCTTCTATGGCTCTTTGTACGTTTCTTATTTCACATCtggatatttttacttcttttacaTTGCTGCAGCCGTCACATTCCCATTTGCTTTGCTCAAATCAGGCCTTGCTCTACTACAAGGTTACTATGCTGCGTTGGAAGTTGTTCAAATCGACTCTCAAGAGAGGAATAAAAACTCATAA